Within Butyrivibrio fibrisolvens, the genomic segment TCGTAGGCTGACTCAGAAGAAAGTGATTCTAATAAATGGATTGCACCAAACATCACTTCAGAATTTTGAGTTTTATCTTCGAAGGTTGAGCATAAGTTAACAATATCTTCTTCAGAAAAAACAGATTCATCATGTAAAATACGATAATCTATTGTATCCAGATATTTTATATTGCTCCAACAAAAATCTGAATCCAAATAATTTAGTTTTTCTGAATCAGTAATTTTATCAATAGAAATCAAATTAAATCTCCATACTTGTTCTAAATCTGTTCGCTTTTGACTTTTTCATCAATATAATTCACTATTTCAGTGCATCCATATTGCCTTGCGTATTCACGTGCATCGCAATTATCTATAGATCCTATAGGGTATGTAACTGAAAGATCAATTCCTTTATCAATCAAATACTTCGCGACATCTATATGATGATTATAAATAGCAGCAAAAAGAGGATTCCTTGCAAATGTGCTAGTATCTAAAACCGCACCATTGTTATATAATAGTTCAACTATATTTAAATATCCTTCAAAAGCTGCTTCTGTCAAAGCATAAACATCACCTGTTCCGCCTGTTTTATTAACATCTATCCCACGTTTAATCAAATAATTGGCTGCATCATATTGCCCTTTTATTGCTGCGACATGAAGAAATGTCCCGCTAGTAGTCACTTCATTAAGAACCCCTGGATTATCATCTATAATAATTTTAATTTTTTCCAAATCATTTATTTTAATAACTTTTTTCATCTCTTTTAATAGTTCTTTATCCATAAATATAAGGCCTCACTGTTCTTTCCTTGATTTTTCTTTAATTGCTTTTCTATATCCGCTTTTTCATCTACAGAAAGATTTGAAAGGAAAATACAGTATTCATCAGGATGACCACCGACAAAATGCATTTTCTTCATTCCAATCTGATTTGGACTGGTTATCCATAGCACAGGCTCACCATGAAAATCTTAAATATATGTTAATCTTTCGTTTTGGTATATGATATCCATTTATATTTCCCCACAACATATTGCAATAAAACTCAGGTACATATCCTGACAATCCAACCACAAGGAAGATTTATTATATTTTTACGTCAATTCAGCAATTCTTCTAATCTAAAACCACATGGGTTGATATATTCAACACCTTCATCAATTGCATTAAACAATTCCTCGTTAAATGGAATTTTATCATTATATAAAAAACCATCATCAATAATATGTTTATCTACAAACTGACCTAGTATTTTTTCGTCGCATTTATATTTATCATAATAATTTTCTACTATCACTTTACTATCAAATAGGATCTTTAATATTTCATTCGGACAATTTTCCATCATTATGGCAATGGGATACATTCTCGACAAATATCCATAATATTCAGTAACCGTTGTTCCATTGTTTTGGCTTATTAAATACCACTTTAGATTACTATCATCTTCCAGACGACACCAACAATCTGTATTCGTCTCAATATCAGATGCAATTTGTTCTGAATTATATCCAGTTCTAAATGCTATTGCTTTTTCAATTGCTGATGTAAGATCCTTCACTAGACCAACAGACATTACTATTTACCTCTTTGATTTCCAAAAAATCACAATTCTAGACTGACAGACTTATTAGATTCAATTTAGCATTTTCTCAACTTCTCTGACAGCAGCCATGTATCGTTCCTGATACGAACCTTTTATGGATACGACTTGTTTGCCATGAGAAAGTATCAGTTCTTTGATCTGGTTGCTATACTTGAGCCTATCATCTCTAATGACTTCACTTCTGTCTCCGTCCTGAACAAAAGGAACATCCGGCTCAAGGAACAGAATCAAATCATAGGTATTGATAGCATCTATGGCATCGGACAAAGCTTTATTTTTCTCAATCTCAGGATCATTGAGGAAGTTCATGTAAAACTGCGTAACAAGAGCATCGGTATCAACAAACAGTACTTTATTACTGTTTTCTATAGCCTTGATCTCATTAAGCTTATGCTGCAACAGTATTTCTGTAAAATCCGCAGATAGCATCATCAGGTCTGTTCCGCTTCTCTCAGAAATATCTCTTCCGGCCTCATCTATATAATTTGTTGCAAAACGATTTGCAAGATTGATTGTCAATGTGGATTTACCAGTGCTCTCACCGCCCATCAAAAGAACTTTTTTTACATAAAAAGGCTTAACCACATTTGGGAGCCACTCCCAATGCTCATATGGGTTCTTTCTAATCTGTGTAGAGCTGATTTCATTTCTGGGGAATCTATGTAGCTCGCTATCCGGATAGCACTTATTCCAGAAGCTGTTTTCATCATAATCATCACCGCAAAAGACAATATCTATAGGCTTACCAATTTTCTCCTTTACCTTCTTAGCATCTGCATCCCAGCAGTTTTCGTTGTAATCTTCCTTGGAAGCCGTATCGTCCTCAAGCATTATGATACTAACATTCCCGATGTGCTTGGTAAGCTGATACAGCCACCTGTATCTAACTCTGTAATCGATCTCGTCGCGATTAGTGCCAACGCTTAATACTATATATAATTCCTCGCACATGTTAGCTGCCTGTATTATGCAGTCTACGTGGCCCAGGTGCAGCGGATTAAAAGATCCGCCATACATTCCAACTTTATATCTCATTTTTCTTAGCCTCCTTATACCAGCGGAAGAACATGATAAACGCATTTACAAGATACACCGACCACATAGCCAGCGTAGCAATTGTTTCGCCGCCCTGCATAAAATTAACAGCCCACATAAATACCGTGACGACATCAACAACGATCCACAGGATCCACTGTTCTGTAAGACGCTTAATTGAAAGTATCTGAGCTACTATCGATACAACGGTACTCATACTGTCAACATATGGCAGATTACCACCAAGCATCTTAAGAATTATTCCATAGCCAACAATTCCAATCGCAGTAATAGTGTAAAGTATAAGACTCTTGGATGGATTGAGACGTTCTTTAATGACTTCACCTGTTTCAGAATTCATATATTTGCGCCAGGCGATGAATCCTACGAAATTGAGAGGCAGATAGTATAAGACATTCAACATTACTTCGCCATAATATTTTGCTCCGAAAGCAACTATGGCATATAGAATTGTGTTAAAAAATCCAAAGATAAATGATGAACGCTTGCCTTTGCCGGTAAGTATTACGCACCATACACCAGTAAGAGCTGCAAAAAGACTGATCAGCGAATCTTTCCAGTAAATAGATAATCCAAGTATAACCGCTGTGGCAAGCGCAAGCCACGCCACATCAAATACTTTCCATCCGGCAAGTTCTTCTTTTAAATAGTTACGTATTGCTTTCATTTAAATCCTCTTTCTTTTAGTATTGCCTTTTGAAGATATTTCACTGCTGGGCCCATTCCTTGAATCTTTGAATAATCTCCTCAAGTTTTGATGGACCTCCGAAGCCTTCAAAGTGTCCATTCTTTAAATGACATGTAATCCAGTCATCATCGTCTTATCATTTAATTCTGAATCTGTCCAGACATATAAACATGCCTTGTTACAGTATAACATCTATAACGCAAAAAATACCTAATACCCTAAATAATCCCCAAGCTTTATCTGATGAAATAGGCAAGCTCTTAGATTATTTTAAGTATTAGGCACTAATAATGTTTGAAAATATTTCCTGTATATTACCTGCGGGCAAGTTCGTCGGTTACATCTTCCCATGATACGCCCTTTTCTACCATAAGGACCATCATATGATAGAGGTAATCTGCCATTTCATAGACGATCTCGTTGCCGTTAGCGTTCTTGGCTGCGATTGTGATCTCGGTTGCTTCCTCGCCGCACTTTTTGAGGATCTTATCAAGTCCTTTATCGAAAAGGTAGTTGGTGTAGGAGCCTTCTCTTGGGTTGACCTTGCGGTCTGCGATGACGTTATATACGCTGTCGAGAACCTTCTGGGGGTTCTTCTCAGTATAGTCTTTCTTGGCAATTTCGTTGAAGAAGCAGCTATAGGAACCTGTGTGGCAGGCAGCGCCGATCTGCTTGACTTTAGCAAGGATCGTGTCGAGGTCGCAGTCTGCTGTGAGGCTCTTAACGTACTGGAAGTGGCCTGAGGTATCGCCCTTTTCCCAGAGTTCATTACGGGATCTGCTAAAATAGGTCATCTTGCCGGTTCTGAGGGTTGCGTTATAAGCTTCCTCGTTCATGTAAGCAACCATGAGAACCTGATCTGTTCTGTAATCCTGCACTACAACAGGGACCATACCGTTAGAATCAAGCTTGAAGTCTTCCCATTTGTATTTTGCCTCGAAGGTCTGAACGTCGATTCCTGCTTCTATGGCGAATTTCCTGAGGTCATTGATGTTCTGAGCGTTAGCTGAAAGGGCTGAGCCTGTTATAGCACATACCTGATCTGATAGAAGAACTGCCAGCGCGCCGCCTTTCAAGTTAGGAAGGTCAGATTCCGGATTGTCGAGATATACGATGTGAGGTATGTCCTTAACGCCTTCTTCAGGAACAACAGGGTTTGATACAAGTTTTTCAGCAAAGCCTGCATTTGAATCAAGACCATCTACAGCCGCAGATTCAGGCATGAAGATCATCAGACTTGCAAGTTCATTTATTGCAGCTGCATTATCAGCAACTATCTTTCTGCTTTCAGCAGTATCGGCATAGCTTACAACGATCTTGTCCTTGCCGAACTTCTTGGATACTTCTTCAAGGATCTCGGCATTTTCAGCTTTGGAGAAGTTAAGAGCAGCCATCTTGCATCCTGCATACAGGAGCTTTTTGACATCTTCCATCCTTTTTACATTGCCTGCACCAATAACGGGAACATCTGTCTTGGAGCAGATTTCCTTCAGGATATCAAGCGAATCCTCGTGGCTCTTATCGTCTGTAGACTGGTCGAATACAATGATTGCGTCGCAGTTAGCGTCGTTGTAGCTTACAGCGAGCTCTACAGGATTTTCAGAGATAACAGTCTTGTCAAAAAAGCTTTTGACTGCTTTTTTATCATTCAGGATTATGGATGGAATAAACTGCTTTTTCATATATTTAGGCCTTTCGATATATTTTAAGTCAATATGAATGTATTAAATACAAGTTATTATCTGGTCATATTACCAAGATAATAGATAATACTTTTTAGATAACTATTCTATGTATTGGTATTCTATAAATCAAAGAGTACCTTTGGTGCTAAGTACGTCCGTGATTCTCTCATCAAACATAGTTGCCTGATCCATTGCTTTAGCAAAAGCCTTGAACATAGCCTCTATCTTGTGATGATCATTCTCTCCGGAGAAGAGTCTTAAGTGAAGATTGATCATAGCGCCATAAGATACTGAGTAGAAGAACTCATTAACGAGCTGAGTATCAAAATCTCCCACCATAGGCGCAGTGAAGCTTGCATCCATCACAAAGTAAGGCCTTCCGCAAAGGTCAACTGCGCACATGGCACATGCTTCGTCCATAGGAAGGATCATTGAGCCGTAGCGCTTTATACCTTTTTTGTCTCCAACAGCCTTAGCTATGGCCTGGCCAAGAACAATGCCGGTATCTTCTACGGTGTGGTGTCCGTCGACATTCAGATCACCCTTAACTTTGACGTCAAGATCGAACAGGCCGTGGCGTCCAAATGCATCCAGCATGTGGTCAAAAAAGCCTATGCCGGTATCAATGCTTGTTTTACCTGTGCCGTCAAGGTTGATTGTTACGGTGATGTCTGTTTCTCCGGTTTTTCTTGAGATAGTAGCTGTTCTAGCCATGTGTCATCCTTTCTATAATGAGGACTTTTTAGTTACATTTTTACTAATTGAAAAATTTACAGTCTTATTGTAAATCTTTCAATTACTTCATGACTCAAATCTAACCGTAATGCTGTTAGCGTGAGCTGTAAGTCCCTCTTCCTTGGCAAATCTCTCTATATCCTTGTGAACTGCTTCAAGGCCTTCTTTAGAATAAGCAATGATGCTTGTCTTCTTAACAAAATCATCTACAGAAAGAGGTGAGAAGAATCTTGCTGTCTGGTTAGTAGGTAATATGTGGTTTGGTCCTGCAAAATAGTCTCCCAAAGGCTCTGAAGAATAGTGTCCAAGGAAAAGAGCTCCTGCATTCTTGACCTTAGTCATTACTTCAAATGGATTCTTTGTAATAATCTCACAGTGCTCTGAAGCAATTGCATTGGCAGCTTCTATAGCATCATCTATGTTTTCTGCAACAAAAGCATAGCCGTAGCTATCAAGTGACTTTTGTATTATCTCTTTTCTCTCAAGAACTTCTAAGAACTTATCTATCTCTTCTGATACCTTGTCAGCAACTTCCTGAGAAGTTGTTACAAGAATGGCACTTGCCATCTCGTCGTGTTCGGCCTGTGACAGAAGATCTGCAGCAACCCATCTTGGATTGGCAGTTTCATCAGCGATGACGAGGATCTCAGAAGGACCTGCTATAGAATCAATTGACACATGTCCAAAACATGCCTTCTTGGCAAGAGCTACGAAGATATTGCCGGGGCCTGTGATCTTGTCTACCTTAGGTATAGATTCTGTGCCAAAAGCCATAGCTGCTATAGCCTGAGCTCCGCCAACTTTATAAACTTCTGTAACGCCTGCAATATCTGCAGCTACAAGAGTTCCTGCATTAAGTGATCCGTCCTTTGAAGGAGGTGTAACCATTACTATACGCTCAACTCCAGCAACCTTGGCAGGGATCACGTTCATTAAAACAGAACTCGGATACGCCGCCTTGCCTCCCGGAACATATACACCTGATATTTCAACAGGAAGGACTCTCTGGCCCAGTATTGAGCCGTCATCCTTGGTTGTAAACCAGGACTCTCTCTTTTGCTTCTCGTGGAAGTCTTTGATATTGGCAGCAGACTTCTTCATAACTTCGATAAATTCAGGATCGAGCTTTTTGTAAGCTGCATCGATCTCGTCTCTTGTGACTTTGATCGTATCTTTAGTGATCACGCACTTATCGAACTTCTGCGTGTATTCAAAGAGAGCTTTATCGCCTTTTTCTCTTACATTACTTATTATATCATTTACTGTGTTTTCGTATTCAGTATAGCTTGCAGGACTTCTCCTTTTAAGGATGTCGAGAAGTTCTGATCTTGATTCATCAGTAAGCTTAACTATTTTCATTATGTTCTCCCTAATATAAAGATGATAGATAACTGTTACATTAACACTCTTTAAGTGCAGCCTTCATATCTGCGATCAGTTTTCTGATCCTGTCATTCTCCATCTGCATGCTGACAGGGTTCACTATGACTCTTGCAGATAAAGGGCAGATCTCTTCAAGAACTTCAAGTCCATTAGCTTTGAGTGTTGATCCGGTCTCAACTATATCAACAATAACATCTGAAAGCCCTACGATAGGACCAAGCTCTACAGAGCCGTTTAGTTTGATAATATCAACTGTCTGATTTTTCTTATTATAAAAATAGTTCTTGGCAATATTGGGATACTTGCTGGCTACACGTATCATCTCATG encodes:
- a CDS encoding Imm30 family immunity protein; its protein translation is MISIDKITDSEKLNYLDSDFCWSNIKYLDTIDYRILHDESVFSEEDIVNLCSTFEDKTQNSEVMFGAIHLLESLSSESAYENTIIGVVNLYTFSPGWAKIIVYRLLNDEFSVQMIKCIYNRIDKDVCAKFKLILETIKREDSEKYGKSIAVILDSNQG
- a CDS encoding ankyrin repeat domain-containing protein codes for the protein MDKELLKEMKKVIKINDLEKIKIIIDDNPGVLNEVTTSGTFLHVAAIKGQYDAANYLIKRGIDVNKTGGTGDVYALTEAAFEGYLNIVELLYNNGAVLDTSTFARNPLFAAIYNHHIDVAKYLIDKGIDLSVTYPIGSIDNCDAREYARQYGCTEIVNYIDEKVKSEQI
- a CDS encoding AAA family ATPase, with the protein product MRYKVGMYGGSFNPLHLGHVDCIIQAANMCEELYIVLSVGTNRDEIDYRVRYRWLYQLTKHIGNVSIIMLEDDTASKEDYNENCWDADAKKVKEKIGKPIDIVFCGDDYDENSFWNKCYPDSELHRFPRNEISSTQIRKNPYEHWEWLPNVVKPFYVKKVLLMGGESTGKSTLTINLANRFATNYIDEAGRDISERSGTDLMMLSADFTEILLQHKLNEIKAIENSNKVLFVDTDALVTQFYMNFLNDPEIEKNKALSDAIDAINTYDLILFLEPDVPFVQDGDRSEVIRDDRLKYSNQIKELILSHGKQVVSIKGSYQERYMAAVREVEKMLN
- the pnuC gene encoding nicotinamide riboside transporter PnuC, with product MKAIRNYLKEELAGWKVFDVAWLALATAVILGLSIYWKDSLISLFAALTGVWCVILTGKGKRSSFIFGFFNTILYAIVAFGAKYYGEVMLNVLYYLPLNFVGFIAWRKYMNSETGEVIKERLNPSKSLILYTITAIGIVGYGIILKMLGGNLPYVDSMSTVVSIVAQILSIKRLTEQWILWIVVDVVTVFMWAVNFMQGGETIATLAMWSVYLVNAFIMFFRWYKEAKKNEI
- a CDS encoding Imm53 family immunity protein yields the protein MTCHLKNGHFEGFGGPSKLEEIIQRFKEWAQQ
- the hisIE gene encoding bifunctional phosphoribosyl-AMP cyclohydrolase/phosphoribosyl-ATP diphosphatase HisIE, whose protein sequence is MKKQFIPSIILNDKKAVKSFFDKTVISENPVELAVSYNDANCDAIIVFDQSTDDKSHEDSLDILKEICSKTDVPVIGAGNVKRMEDVKKLLYAGCKMAALNFSKAENAEILEEVSKKFGKDKIVVSYADTAESRKIVADNAAAINELASLMIFMPESAAVDGLDSNAGFAEKLVSNPVVPEEGVKDIPHIVYLDNPESDLPNLKGGALAVLLSDQVCAITGSALSANAQNINDLRKFAIEAGIDVQTFEAKYKWEDFKLDSNGMVPVVVQDYRTDQVLMVAYMNEEAYNATLRTGKMTYFSRSRNELWEKGDTSGHFQYVKSLTADCDLDTILAKVKQIGAACHTGSYSCFFNEIAKKDYTEKNPQKVLDSVYNVIADRKVNPREGSYTNYLFDKGLDKILKKCGEEATEITIAAKNANGNEIVYEMADYLYHMMVLMVEKGVSWEDVTDELARR
- the hisB gene encoding imidazoleglycerol-phosphate dehydratase HisB; this translates as MARTATISRKTGETDITVTINLDGTGKTSIDTGIGFFDHMLDAFGRHGLFDLDVKVKGDLNVDGHHTVEDTGIVLGQAIAKAVGDKKGIKRYGSMILPMDEACAMCAVDLCGRPYFVMDASFTAPMVGDFDTQLVNEFFYSVSYGAMINLHLRLFSGENDHHKIEAMFKAFAKAMDQATMFDERITDVLSTKGTL
- the hisD gene encoding histidinol dehydrogenase; translation: MKIVKLTDESRSELLDILKRRSPASYTEYENTVNDIISNVREKGDKALFEYTQKFDKCVITKDTIKVTRDEIDAAYKKLDPEFIEVMKKSAANIKDFHEKQKRESWFTTKDDGSILGQRVLPVEISGVYVPGGKAAYPSSVLMNVIPAKVAGVERIVMVTPPSKDGSLNAGTLVAADIAGVTEVYKVGGAQAIAAMAFGTESIPKVDKITGPGNIFVALAKKACFGHVSIDSIAGPSEILVIADETANPRWVAADLLSQAEHDEMASAILVTTSQEVADKVSEEIDKFLEVLERKEIIQKSLDSYGYAFVAENIDDAIEAANAIASEHCEIITKNPFEVMTKVKNAGALFLGHYSSEPLGDYFAGPNHILPTNQTARFFSPLSVDDFVKKTSIIAYSKEGLEAVHKDIERFAKEEGLTAHANSITVRFES